In Cervus elaphus chromosome 7, mCerEla1.1, whole genome shotgun sequence, the following proteins share a genomic window:
- the DEK gene encoding protein DEK isoform X1, with protein sequence MSSSGTAAEGEAAPAQPASEKEPDMPGPREESEEEDEDDEEEEEEEEKEKSLIVEGKREKKKVERLTMQVSSLQREPFTIAQGKGQKLCEIERIHFFLSKKKTDELRNLHKLLYNRPGTVSSLKKNVGQFSGFPFEKGSIQYKKKEEMLKKFRNAMLKSICEVLDLERSGVNSELVKRILNFLMHPKPSGKPLPKSKKSSSKGNKKERNSSGMARKAKRTKCPEILSDESSSDEEEKKNKEESSEDEDKESEEEPPKKTSKREKPKQKATPKSKKSAKSANVKKADSSTTKKNQNSSKKESESEDSSDDEPLIKKLKKPPTDEELKETVKKLLASANLEEVTMKQICKEVYENYPAYDLTERKEFIKTTVKELIS encoded by the exons ATGTCCTCCTCGGGCACAGCTGCGGAGGGAGAGGCAGCCCCCGCCCAGCCCGCGTCCGAAAAAGAGCCCGACATGCCCGGCCCGAgagaggaaagtgaagaggaggacGAGGacgacgaggaggaggaggaggaagaagagaaag AAAAGAGCCTCATTGTGGAAGGCaagagggagaagaagaaagTAGAGAGGTTGACGATGCAAGTCTCTTCCTTACAAAGAGAGCCGTTTACAATCGCACAAG GAAAAGGGCAGAAACTTTGTGAAATTGAAAGGATACATTTCTTTTTGAGtaagaagaaaacagatgaaCTTAGAAATCTCCATAAACTGCTTTACAACAGACCAGGAACA GTGTCCTCATTAAAGAAGAATGTGGGTCAGTTCAGTGGCTTTCCATTTGAAAAAGGAAGTATCCAatataaaaagaaggaagaaatgttgAAAAA ATTTAGAAATGCCATGTTAAAGAGCATCTGCGAGGTTCTTGACTTGGAGAGATCGGGTGTAAATAGTGAACTGGTGAAAAGGATCTTGAATTTTTTAATGCATCCAAAGCCTTCTGGCAAA CCGTTGCCAAAATCTAAGAAAAGTTctagcaaaggcaacaaaaaggAACGGAACAGTTCTGGGATGGCCAGGAAAGCTAAGCGAACCAAATGTCCTGAAATCCTGTCAGATGAATCTAGCAGTgatgaagaggaaaagaaaaacaaagaagagtcCTCAGAGGATGAAGATAAAGAGAGTGAAGAGGAG CCACCAAAAAAGACATCCAAAAGAGAAAAGCCCAAACAGAAAGCCACTCCTAAAAGTAAAAAATCTGCAAAAAGTGCTAATGTTAAGAAGGCAGATAGCAGTACCACCAAGAAGAATCAAAATAGTTCCAAAAAAG AAAGTGAATCTGAGGATAGTTCGGATGATGaacctttaattaaaaaattgaagaaacCTCCTACAGATGAAGAGTTAAAGGaaactgtaaagaaattattGGCCAGTGCTAACTTGGAGGAAGTCACAATGAAGCAGATTTGCAAAGAG GTATATGAAAATTACCCTGCTTATGACTTAACTGAAAGAAAAGAGTTCATAAAAACAACTGTTAAAGAG CTGATTTCCTGA
- the DEK gene encoding protein DEK isoform X2: MQVSSLQREPFTIAQGKGQKLCEIERIHFFLSKKKTDELRNLHKLLYNRPGTVSSLKKNVGQFSGFPFEKGSIQYKKKEEMLKKFRNAMLKSICEVLDLERSGVNSELVKRILNFLMHPKPSGKPLPKSKKSSSKGNKKERNSSGMARKAKRTKCPEILSDESSSDEEEKKNKEESSEDEDKESEEEPPKKTSKREKPKQKATPKSKKSAKSANVKKADSSTTKKNQNSSKKESESEDSSDDEPLIKKLKKPPTDEELKETVKKLLASANLEEVTMKQICKEVYENYPAYDLTERKEFIKTTVKELIS, from the exons ATGCAAGTCTCTTCCTTACAAAGAGAGCCGTTTACAATCGCACAAG GAAAAGGGCAGAAACTTTGTGAAATTGAAAGGATACATTTCTTTTTGAGtaagaagaaaacagatgaaCTTAGAAATCTCCATAAACTGCTTTACAACAGACCAGGAACA GTGTCCTCATTAAAGAAGAATGTGGGTCAGTTCAGTGGCTTTCCATTTGAAAAAGGAAGTATCCAatataaaaagaaggaagaaatgttgAAAAA ATTTAGAAATGCCATGTTAAAGAGCATCTGCGAGGTTCTTGACTTGGAGAGATCGGGTGTAAATAGTGAACTGGTGAAAAGGATCTTGAATTTTTTAATGCATCCAAAGCCTTCTGGCAAA CCGTTGCCAAAATCTAAGAAAAGTTctagcaaaggcaacaaaaaggAACGGAACAGTTCTGGGATGGCCAGGAAAGCTAAGCGAACCAAATGTCCTGAAATCCTGTCAGATGAATCTAGCAGTgatgaagaggaaaagaaaaacaaagaagagtcCTCAGAGGATGAAGATAAAGAGAGTGAAGAGGAG CCACCAAAAAAGACATCCAAAAGAGAAAAGCCCAAACAGAAAGCCACTCCTAAAAGTAAAAAATCTGCAAAAAGTGCTAATGTTAAGAAGGCAGATAGCAGTACCACCAAGAAGAATCAAAATAGTTCCAAAAAAG AAAGTGAATCTGAGGATAGTTCGGATGATGaacctttaattaaaaaattgaagaaacCTCCTACAGATGAAGAGTTAAAGGaaactgtaaagaaattattGGCCAGTGCTAACTTGGAGGAAGTCACAATGAAGCAGATTTGCAAAGAG GTATATGAAAATTACCCTGCTTATGACTTAACTGAAAGAAAAGAGTTCATAAAAACAACTGTTAAAGAG CTGATTTCCTGA